One region of Termitidicoccus mucosus genomic DNA includes:
- a CDS encoding glycoside hydrolase family 127 protein, giving the protein MKNTRLPLLVIPALLAAVPLPAGKNALIDTTSSPFAKMYMVDLDDVKWTSGFWAERFDVCRDTMVPHLWKIFQDDKGSHAWANYLIAAGLQKGDFSGPPFNDGDFLKWVEALAQVYAVTRDPAIDAQLDRIIEVVGKAQREDGYLHTQTIIPQRNGGDVREFADREHFETYNMGHLMTAACVHHRATGKDSLLALARKAADYIDRLCKDKPRELARNAICPSHYMGVVELYRVTGEPRYLELARQLIEIRGLVPSGEGSDHNQDRMPFREMTAAVGHAVRANYLYAGVADVYSENGDTTLLGTLSTIAADVSGQKLYITGMTGALYDGASPDGVDYTQHHAIKTVHQAYGRGYQLPNLTAYNETCATIGYAMWIWRMLQITGDARCADLFEQTLYNGVLPGISLEGRDYFYVNALKKLHDFKVPLRWSRTREPNIPASFCCPPNVVRTIAEAHNYVYSLSPDTLWVHLYAASELDTAWTDGGRIRLRQETGYPWDGAVRLTITEAPAKPVAIRLRIPGWLKEPASVRVAGKPAEGRPRPGSYFEIRRAWKPGDVIELDLPFGVELWEANPLVEETLDQVTVKYGPLVYCLESNDLPRDIRLQDVAVRAAGHDHSKCHVVPATIAGAGMRAITLPAIALKRQPWQPDELYRRTGAARPEPFTLKLIPYYAWGNRGDAEMSVWLPVR; this is encoded by the coding sequence ATGAAAAACACACGCCTCCCCCTGCTCGTCATTCCCGCCCTCCTTGCCGCCGTGCCGCTCCCCGCCGGGAAAAACGCCCTGATCGACACCACCTCGTCGCCATTCGCCAAAATGTACATGGTCGATCTCGATGACGTGAAGTGGACGTCCGGTTTCTGGGCGGAGCGCTTCGACGTTTGCCGCGACACCATGGTGCCCCACCTGTGGAAAATCTTTCAGGACGACAAGGGCAGCCACGCCTGGGCCAACTATCTCATCGCGGCGGGCCTGCAAAAAGGCGACTTCTCCGGCCCGCCCTTCAACGACGGCGATTTCCTCAAGTGGGTCGAGGCGCTCGCCCAGGTTTACGCCGTCACGCGCGACCCCGCCATCGACGCGCAGCTCGACCGCATCATCGAGGTCGTCGGCAAGGCCCAGCGCGAGGACGGCTACCTGCACACCCAGACCATCATCCCGCAGCGCAACGGCGGCGACGTGCGCGAATTTGCCGACCGCGAGCATTTCGAGACCTACAACATGGGGCATCTCATGACCGCGGCGTGCGTGCACCATCGCGCCACCGGCAAGGACTCCCTGCTCGCGCTCGCCCGCAAGGCCGCCGACTACATCGACCGGCTCTGCAAGGACAAGCCCCGCGAACTCGCCCGCAACGCCATCTGCCCCTCGCACTACATGGGCGTGGTCGAGCTTTACCGCGTCACCGGCGAGCCCCGCTACCTCGAACTCGCGCGGCAGTTGATCGAGATCCGCGGCCTCGTGCCGTCCGGCGAGGGCAGCGACCATAACCAGGACCGCATGCCGTTCCGGGAGATGACCGCGGCCGTCGGCCACGCCGTGCGCGCCAATTACCTCTATGCCGGCGTCGCCGACGTGTATTCGGAAAACGGAGACACGACGCTCCTCGGCACCCTCTCGACCATCGCCGCCGACGTCTCCGGGCAAAAACTCTATATCACCGGCATGACCGGCGCGCTCTACGACGGGGCCTCGCCCGACGGCGTCGATTACACGCAGCACCACGCCATCAAGACCGTGCACCAGGCCTACGGGCGCGGCTACCAGCTGCCCAATCTCACCGCCTACAACGAAACCTGCGCCACCATCGGCTATGCGATGTGGATCTGGCGCATGCTCCAGATCACGGGCGACGCGCGCTGCGCCGACCTCTTCGAGCAGACGCTCTACAACGGCGTCCTTCCCGGCATCAGCCTCGAGGGTAGGGACTATTTCTACGTCAACGCGCTCAAGAAACTCCACGACTTCAAGGTGCCGCTGCGCTGGTCGCGCACCCGCGAGCCCAACATCCCGGCGAGTTTCTGCTGCCCGCCCAATGTCGTCCGCACCATCGCCGAGGCGCACAACTACGTCTATTCGCTTTCGCCGGACACGCTCTGGGTGCACCTTTACGCGGCCAGCGAACTCGACACCGCGTGGACCGACGGCGGCCGCATCCGCCTCAGGCAGGAAACCGGCTATCCTTGGGACGGCGCGGTGCGGCTCACCATCACCGAGGCCCCGGCCAAGCCGGTCGCGATCAGGCTGCGCATTCCCGGCTGGCTGAAGGAACCGGCCTCGGTGCGCGTCGCCGGAAAACCGGCCGAAGGCCGGCCCCGGCCCGGCTCGTATTTCGAGATCAGGCGCGCCTGGAAACCGGGCGACGTGATCGAGCTGGACCTCCCCTTCGGCGTCGAATTATGGGAGGCCAATCCCCTGGTGGAGGAAACCCTCGACCAGGTCACGGTCAAATACGGTCCGCTGGTCTATTGCCTCGAGTCGAACGACCTGCCCCGGGACATCCGGCTTCAGGATGTGGCCGTCCGCGCCGCCGGGCACGATCACTCGAAATGCCACGTCGTGCCCGCGACCATCGCCGGCGCCGGAATGCGCGCCATCACGCTGCCCGCCATCGCCCTCAAACGCCAGCCTTGGCAACCCGACGAACTCTACCGCAGGACCGGCGCGGCCCGCCCCGAGCCCTTCACGTTGAAGCTCATTCCCTATTACGCGTGGGGCAACCGCGGCGACGCCGAAATGTCCGTCTGGCTCCCGGTCCGCTGA
- a CDS encoding RHS repeat-associated core domain-containing protein, translating to MKTKITIFLIVAAGLCGASARGEWVYSGSVAIGRPYTVVFYYSDYYQTDTLWGTIYKNGSYCASEYGYNSVYIPVSSADNTPGPANFSASVRLLSYPIPIHESGITVNVYDPNTPPAIAWANLPSEVLTGQAFTLRAAATDATGNLEAILLDLNGSPHRHDGFSGGLTGSGSGAYLDSYAITAGAAGTTYLFTAKARDTNGAESLTISHTVVVANRNPVITLGLGGVNLTGGQTHDMGMPNGSSLTFSILASDPDGNYQRTRLWVSVDGGASWQEIYNSTTSSGSFSYTLNSIGTYHFHARAYDALGAESGTVIVNVTSENHAPGPSSLTATKTAMHVGETTTLTATLADVDGNLNAHGIWWNRGISGSDWVHPQVEWSGAQPDATGWSNISTQDLAPSNSSNSVITADWTPAGTGTYAFHCAGGDSAGAWGGGAEVTIVVSDIPPDTTAPSVPTGLAASAIDATSFTLSWTACTDNVGVETYEVCKDGMSINNHVIGTQITVSGLQRGASYLMSVRARDAAGNWSDWSAPLTVSTDPNAPVTLPVDWADQHDLDPADTLGDPDGDGLTNIAEYNLGTDPRHYDAGTSALGNTVPAGWPAPLAGGTLAVGTTAGEFSVDKNGAATYTIPIAVSPGTAGVEPKITLNYSSQAGAGVAGYGWSIGGLSAISRGGQTKLIDGQTRTVNFTRQDRFHLDGQRLMVVDGEYGENNSEYRTELESFTRVVSYGSTASGMSPAWFKAWTKSGLVIEFGNTPGSVFRPPLASGGGVAEPLSWAVSKISDTAGNYMTFHYEVDAANGQQVLAEIKYTGNDGTGLATYASVVFDYESRPDTSFAYIHGAKVSSLKRLKSITATHGDTSVRSYSLSYVQRAHNNRSMLASITETGLEGVYYKPLTFEYGDPPNGFDTAASAWEPPAMIAGASGGNALPQQGVAFIDLNGDGLVDCVQNISTGANNAWLNTPDGWTPANGSNGLPDYRLPVTLSNNSTYYADTGARFEDYNVDGLVDIMSQGGNVWLNTGSGWQFSNRFSLPANPPFTFNQDDYPGFVYFSYIGLARAHPVILDYNWDGRPDFSANSEHYVSGIDINTTGNYMSELAIPVYDDTWLNHGGGSEGVRGSAWAHAASHSWKDPFQRVGERFIDYGERRVDLDGDGHADLIRAQDQGSMSYIKTSATTSRTAPEYILPHPLVKRQNSSQYPSLPLGGQLVDINGDGLVDFITANSGISGNYQYAVYMNTGNGWIEGPSAYRAPTSLYQNHESWGVVFVDINNDGLVDCVRGHNTTRSTYLNTGSGWQYVTDFDIPRQLHQDNRGDAGGRLIDLNGDGALDMVWNWDGDNVIAKGAVINRRVNPDRLVQVTNGFDVSVAIEYAPLTACDGDGVPVVYEKGAGASFPQFDVAGGLHVVKTVSHDDGVDGTYDINYRYGGLRVEQDRGNLGFAWMQATDTRTGIRTRTQFSQEWPCIGLPTDSITQTEDNVILSQTATDYAQLSLNEGKTVFPYAAETIQNTYELNGTLTSETVTHYTYDNYGNAVTITTDTSGGNEEFIKAVTSTYENWVATPSATGLGGWMLGRLTSSTVTTTAPNPDGGGPIVQTRTSDFEYDPATGFLITEIIEPGEPDTSPLKLTTTYTHDSFGHKTMVTTTGAGLGAGRTATTNYDDLGRFPQKTVNAVGQTETYEYDPALGVRLSATGPNGLVTSWEYDAFARPGRELRADGTESVTHHRWAGAGAPEGALYYIETESTGSAPAVTFYDKMGRAVASWSVNPGGHDGLARIVATETHYDMMGRAHESSLPHYLNAEASGIAWTRTLLYDDLGRPLEISTPDDEAGGGAVLSSIEYDGLVTRTINPLGQVERVAKNTQGQVVTRINNLYGTGANRGEIRYYYDAYGSLLKTSVYRENGTTAATTFEYDNRGRKVGMASPDMGAWTYAYNALGELVSQTDAKGQTTTLTYDALGRLATRTDRDASAVIKCVTTWTYDNSTIPGGNKSKGKLLSVLVQATGKPDYQETFFYDSLGRQSGITRSIDGNNYTIGQEYDSCGRPSVTIYPGGFRVRNAYNSLGVLKEVRADGGVMPSSWLNDVRPNHLFWQADAYTVTGAISGGTIGNGLSYDRVVSTVTGRVSAVVSGIGLGTQTQYHTYHYDALGQVINRADHVLGREETFAYDGLNRLVQWQLQAVAGSGVTGVPPVIPKTVTISYNVLGNITAKSDYGAYSYTSANNTGPHAVTSVYDAAENITHTYTYDANGNLLSGAGREMTWTTFNQVETITQGATGTSFRFGAGRERIAQEHSDGTKTLYIGDLYERVTNTSTGFTEEKYHVYSPFGKVATRTVRSDSLIETRYYHLDGLGSIVAVSDEWGRVEKRFAFDPWGGREVLLDFHAGQGGKVTRGFTGHEHLDDFGLIHMNGRVFDPALGRFLSADPFVGDGGSSQAYNRYSYVDNNPLNATDPSGYVSLKEMLPAIVAIVVYAVVTIFCPYAWVAAAAGGFAGGYTEARVNGASFSDSVKAGFKGAVVSAMTASVSGYIGGYFDAARKGTGIWSNDFMNWTGRTLSHAVVGGLASEAQGGEFRHGFYSSAASAGIMHIKGVEAYMGKNTGGWHVAGRTAVAALIGGTAAELAGGKFANGAWASAMQHLFNAESKRYRITNQEEITGKEIAGSMVTDEKIYNTIANIEEKKTWGDVWRQGISELNQRLASDGKAIEIAVVEDVIGYAQYINDRLNNSIQYADIIFHGSGSNSEELVRIRNSKDWQFKDSSSRLGFESYTKRAFGTISPHYTFCNPRSKAYDYAFPVERFNGFFFNKGPFQTK from the coding sequence ATGAAAACAAAAATCACAATATTTTTGATAGTGGCGGCGGGGCTCTGCGGCGCCTCGGCCCGCGGGGAGTGGGTATATTCAGGCAGCGTGGCGATCGGCCGGCCATACACGGTTGTTTTCTATTATTCTGATTATTATCAAACCGACACACTTTGGGGAACAATATACAAGAATGGCAGCTATTGCGCCAGCGAGTATGGTTACAATTCAGTGTATATTCCAGTCTCCAGTGCTGATAACACACCGGGGCCGGCGAATTTTTCGGCCTCGGTGAGATTGCTTTCCTATCCGATACCCATTCATGAGTCCGGCATCACTGTGAATGTGTATGACCCCAACACTCCCCCTGCCATCGCCTGGGCGAATCTGCCTTCCGAGGTTCTCACGGGACAGGCATTCACACTGCGGGCTGCGGCCACCGATGCCACCGGGAATCTTGAAGCAATCCTGCTTGACCTAAACGGGAGCCCTCATCGGCACGACGGGTTTTCGGGCGGGCTGACCGGCAGCGGCTCCGGCGCGTATCTTGATTCCTACGCAATCACCGCGGGCGCCGCGGGCACCACCTACCTGTTCACCGCAAAGGCGCGGGACACAAACGGAGCCGAGTCGCTAACCATATCACACACCGTCGTCGTGGCGAATCGCAATCCCGTGATCACACTGGGCCTTGGCGGCGTGAATCTCACGGGAGGGCAAACGCATGACATGGGCATGCCCAATGGCAGCTCGCTGACCTTTTCCATCCTGGCGTCGGACCCGGATGGCAACTATCAGCGCACCCGGCTTTGGGTAAGCGTTGACGGAGGGGCGAGCTGGCAGGAAATTTATAATTCCACCACGTCCTCCGGTTCGTTTTCATACACGCTCAATTCGATCGGGACATACCATTTTCATGCGCGCGCCTATGATGCATTGGGAGCGGAATCCGGAACAGTCATTGTCAATGTGACCTCGGAGAACCACGCACCCGGCCCGTCATCCCTGACCGCAACCAAAACCGCCATGCATGTGGGCGAGACCACGACATTGACCGCAACGCTCGCCGATGTCGATGGGAATCTTAACGCTCATGGCATCTGGTGGAACCGTGGCATTTCAGGGTCGGACTGGGTTCATCCGCAAGTGGAGTGGAGCGGTGCGCAGCCTGATGCAACCGGATGGTCAAACATCTCCACGCAAGACCTGGCACCGTCAAACTCATCCAACAGCGTCATCACCGCGGACTGGACTCCCGCCGGCACGGGCACCTATGCGTTTCATTGCGCGGGAGGTGATTCCGCGGGCGCATGGGGCGGAGGCGCGGAAGTCACCATCGTGGTTTCGGACATCCCCCCCGATACCACGGCGCCGTCCGTTCCCACCGGGCTGGCGGCAAGTGCCATCGACGCCACAAGCTTTACTCTCTCATGGACGGCTTGCACGGACAATGTGGGTGTCGAGACTTACGAAGTGTGCAAGGATGGGATGAGTATAAACAACCATGTGATCGGCACCCAGATTACTGTTTCCGGGCTCCAAAGAGGCGCCTCCTATCTCATGTCGGTTCGCGCTCGGGATGCGGCAGGAAACTGGTCTGATTGGAGCGCGCCCCTCACCGTCTCCACCGATCCAAACGCCCCTGTCACTTTGCCTGTGGATTGGGCGGACCAGCACGACCTCGATCCCGCCGACACCTTGGGCGATCCCGACGGCGACGGGCTGACCAACATCGCCGAATATAACCTTGGCACCGATCCCCGCCACTATGACGCGGGAACTAGCGCGCTGGGCAACACCGTGCCGGCGGGCTGGCCCGCGCCTCTGGCCGGCGGCACCCTCGCGGTGGGCACGACGGCAGGCGAGTTCTCCGTGGATAAAAACGGCGCGGCTACCTACACTATTCCCATCGCGGTGTCCCCCGGCACGGCGGGAGTGGAACCGAAGATCACCCTGAATTACAGCAGCCAGGCGGGAGCGGGCGTGGCGGGCTATGGCTGGTCCATCGGAGGCCTGTCGGCGATTTCCCGCGGCGGACAGACGAAGTTGATCGACGGACAAACACGGACGGTGAATTTTACAAGACAGGATCGCTTCCACCTCGACGGCCAAAGGCTGATGGTGGTTGACGGCGAGTATGGCGAAAATAATTCGGAATATCGCACCGAGCTGGAATCATTCACCCGGGTGGTCTCATACGGGAGCACTGCATCCGGCATGAGTCCGGCGTGGTTCAAGGCCTGGACCAAGTCCGGCCTTGTCATCGAATTTGGCAATACGCCTGGCTCGGTTTTCCGTCCGCCACTGGCCTCCGGCGGAGGCGTTGCCGAACCTCTGTCATGGGCGGTGAGCAAAATCAGCGACACGGCGGGCAATTACATGACTTTTCATTACGAAGTGGACGCGGCTAACGGGCAACAGGTGCTGGCGGAGATAAAATATACAGGAAACGACGGGACCGGTCTTGCCACCTATGCCTCGGTCGTATTTGACTACGAAAGCAGGCCGGACACCTCGTTTGCCTATATCCACGGAGCCAAGGTGTCTTCGCTGAAACGTCTGAAATCAATAACCGCGACTCATGGCGACACCAGCGTGCGCTCCTATTCGCTCTCCTATGTCCAGCGCGCCCACAACAACCGCTCCATGCTGGCCTCCATCACCGAAACGGGGTTGGAAGGTGTCTATTACAAGCCGCTCACCTTCGAATACGGTGATCCGCCCAATGGTTTTGACACGGCGGCGTCCGCTTGGGAGCCCCCCGCCATGATTGCGGGTGCGAGCGGCGGGAATGCGCTCCCCCAGCAGGGGGTGGCTTTCATTGACCTGAACGGGGATGGTTTGGTGGATTGCGTCCAGAACATCTCCACGGGAGCCAATAATGCGTGGCTGAACACCCCGGACGGATGGACGCCTGCCAATGGCAGCAACGGACTCCCGGATTACCGCCTGCCCGTGACGCTTTCAAATAACTCGACCTACTATGCCGACACGGGGGCCAGGTTTGAGGATTATAATGTGGATGGACTCGTCGATATAATGAGCCAGGGAGGCAATGTGTGGCTGAACACTGGCTCGGGATGGCAGTTCAGCAACCGATTTTCGCTCCCCGCGAATCCTCCTTTCACCTTTAATCAGGATGATTATCCCGGGTTTGTATATTTTAGTTACATCGGACTCGCCCGTGCTCACCCGGTGATTCTGGATTACAATTGGGACGGCAGGCCGGATTTCTCGGCGAATTCGGAACATTATGTGAGTGGCATTGATATCAATACCACGGGCAATTACATGTCGGAGCTTGCCATCCCCGTGTATGACGACACATGGCTGAACCACGGCGGCGGTTCAGAGGGCGTCCGCGGCTCTGCGTGGGCGCATGCCGCCTCCCACTCGTGGAAGGACCCGTTTCAAAGAGTGGGGGAACGGTTCATCGATTACGGCGAACGCCGTGTCGATCTGGATGGCGATGGTCATGCTGATCTCATAAGGGCTCAGGACCAAGGGAGCATGTCATATATCAAAACGAGCGCAACCACATCAAGAACAGCCCCCGAATACATCCTGCCCCACCCTTTGGTCAAACGGCAGAACAGCTCTCAATATCCCTCGCTCCCCCTCGGTGGCCAGTTGGTGGACATCAATGGGGACGGACTGGTGGACTTCATCACCGCCAACAGCGGGATCTCGGGCAATTACCAGTATGCGGTGTATATGAACACCGGAAACGGCTGGATCGAAGGGCCGTCGGCATACCGAGCCCCCACCTCTCTCTATCAGAACCATGAAAGCTGGGGCGTGGTTTTTGTTGATATCAATAATGACGGATTGGTGGACTGCGTGCGGGGGCACAACACTACCCGCTCGACCTACCTGAACACGGGTTCAGGCTGGCAGTATGTCACTGATTTTGATATTCCCCGCCAATTGCACCAGGATAACCGGGGCGACGCGGGGGGCCGGTTGATTGATTTGAACGGCGATGGCGCGCTTGACATGGTCTGGAATTGGGACGGGGACAATGTGATTGCCAAAGGCGCGGTTATCAATCGGCGAGTCAACCCGGACCGTCTCGTCCAAGTCACCAACGGATTCGATGTCTCGGTCGCCATCGAGTATGCGCCACTTACCGCCTGCGACGGTGATGGCGTCCCGGTCGTTTATGAGAAGGGAGCCGGCGCGAGTTTTCCCCAATTTGATGTCGCCGGGGGCCTGCATGTCGTAAAAACCGTCTCTCATGACGATGGCGTGGATGGGACCTACGACATCAACTACCGCTACGGAGGGCTGAGGGTCGAACAGGATCGCGGCAACCTCGGCTTTGCCTGGATGCAGGCCACCGACACCCGCACGGGCATCCGCACCCGGACGCAGTTCAGCCAAGAATGGCCCTGCATCGGTTTGCCAACCGACAGCATCACGCAAACGGAGGATAATGTCATTCTGTCGCAAACCGCCACCGACTATGCCCAGCTTTCGTTAAACGAAGGCAAAACCGTCTTTCCCTATGCCGCCGAGACTATTCAAAACACCTACGAACTAAATGGCACCCTCACGTCCGAAACTGTCACCCATTACACTTACGATAATTATGGCAACGCCGTCACCATCACGACCGACACCTCCGGCGGCAACGAGGAATTTATAAAAGCCGTCACCAGCACGTATGAAAACTGGGTTGCCACCCCCTCGGCCACCGGTCTCGGCGGTTGGATGCTCGGGCGTTTGACGAGCAGCACCGTGACCACCACCGCCCCGAATCCCGACGGTGGCGGCCCGATTGTCCAGACCCGCACCTCTGATTTTGAATACGATCCCGCCACCGGCTTCCTCATCACGGAAATCATCGAACCCGGCGAGCCGGACACTTCTCCGCTCAAGCTGACCACCACCTACACCCACGATTCCTTCGGCCACAAAACCATGGTGACCACCACCGGAGCGGGCCTCGGTGCCGGACGCACCGCCACCACAAATTATGATGACCTCGGGCGCTTCCCGCAGAAAACCGTCAACGCCGTCGGGCAGACGGAAACTTATGAATATGACCCCGCCCTCGGCGTCCGGCTGTCCGCCACCGGACCCAACGGCCTTGTCACCTCATGGGAATATGACGCCTTTGCCCGTCCCGGGCGCGAGCTTCGCGCCGACGGCACCGAGAGCGTCACACACCACCGCTGGGCCGGCGCCGGCGCTCCGGAGGGGGCGTTGTATTATATCGAGACCGAGTCCACCGGTTCCGCCCCCGCCGTCACCTTTTATGACAAAATGGGCCGCGCCGTGGCTTCGTGGAGCGTCAATCCCGGCGGCCACGACGGCCTCGCCCGCATCGTCGCCACCGAGACTCATTACGACATGATGGGCCGCGCCCATGAGTCTTCGCTTCCACACTATCTCAACGCGGAAGCCAGCGGTATCGCTTGGACGCGCACGCTCCTTTACGACGACCTGGGCCGCCCGCTGGAAATTTCCACGCCCGACGATGAGGCTGGGGGAGGCGCAGTGCTCAGCTCCATCGAATACGACGGCCTCGTCACCCGCACCATCAATCCCCTCGGGCAGGTCGAGCGGGTCGCCAAAAACACCCAGGGCCAGGTTGTCACCCGCATCAACAACCTCTACGGCACCGGCGCGAACAGGGGAGAAATCCGCTATTATTACGACGCCTACGGCTCCCTCCTCAAAACCTCCGTTTACCGCGAAAATGGCACCACCGCGGCCACCACCTTCGAGTATGACAACCGCGGGCGCAAGGTCGGCATGGCCTCACCCGACATGGGCGCGTGGACGTATGCATACAACGCCCTCGGCGAGCTTGTCTCCCAGACCGATGCCAAAGGCCAGACTACGACCCTGACCTACGACGCTCTCGGCCGCCTCGCCACGCGCACCGACCGCGACGCTTCCGCTGTTATCAAGTGCGTGACCACGTGGACGTATGATAATTCCACGATCCCCGGCGGCAATAAAAGCAAGGGCAAACTCCTCTCCGTGCTGGTGCAGGCGACCGGCAAACCGGATTATCAGGAGACGTTTTTTTACGACAGCTTGGGCAGGCAGTCGGGCATCACCCGGAGCATTGACGGGAATAACTACACCATCGGCCAGGAATACGATTCCTGCGGGCGCCCCTCCGTGACGATTTATCCCGGCGGCTTCCGCGTGCGCAACGCCTACAACTCCCTCGGTGTTCTGAAGGAAGTGCGGGCGGATGGCGGCGTCATGCCGTCAAGCTGGCTCAACGACGTGCGGCCCAACCACCTTTTCTGGCAAGCCGACGCCTACACGGTGACGGGGGCGATCTCCGGCGGCACCATCGGCAACGGCCTGAGCTACGACCGCGTGGTCAGCACCGTGACCGGGCGTGTCTCCGCCGTGGTCTCCGGCATCGGCCTGGGCACACAGACGCAATACCACACCTACCATTACGATGCCCTCGGTCAGGTTATAAACCGCGCCGACCACGTGCTTGGCCGCGAGGAAACCTTCGCCTACGACGGCCTGAATCGCCTCGTGCAATGGCAGTTGCAGGCGGTTGCTGGTTCGGGTGTCACGGGCGTCCCGCCCGTGATTCCGAAAACCGTCACCATTTCCTACAACGTCCTCGGCAACATCACCGCCAAGTCGGATTACGGCGCTTATTCCTACACCAGCGCCAACAACACCGGCCCCCACGCCGTCACCTCGGTCTATGACGCCGCCGAAAACATCACGCACACCTACACTTACGACGCCAACGGCAACCTGCTCTCCGGCGCGGGCCGCGAGATGACATGGACAACCTTCAACCAAGTCGAAACCATCACGCAAGGCGCGACGGGCACCAGCTTCCGCTTCGGCGCAGGCCGCGAGCGCATCGCGCAGGAGCACAGCGACGGGACGAAGACCCTCTACATCGGCGATCTCTACGAACGGGTGACCAACACCTCCACCGGCTTCACCGAGGAAAAGTATCATGTGTATTCGCCGTTCGGCAAGGTTGCCACCCGCACCGTCCGCAGCGACTCGCTCATCGAGACGCGCTATTATCATCTCGACGGCCTCGGCTCCATCGTGGCCGTGAGCGACGAGTGGGGGCGGGTGGAAAAACGTTTCGCCTTCGACCCATGGGGCGGGCGCGAGGTGCTGCTCGACTTCCACGCCGGGCAGGGCGGCAAAGTCACCCGCGGCTTCACCGGCCACGAACACCTCGACGACTTCGGCCTCATCCACATGAACGGACGCGTCTTCGACCCCGCGCTGGGGCGGTTCCTCTCGGCGGATCCGTTCGTGGGCGACGGGGGCTCGTCGCAGGCATATAACCGGTATTCCTATGTGGACAACAACCCGCTCAACGCGACCGACCCGAGCGGGTATGTCTCGCTCAAGGAAATGCTGCCCGCCATTGTGGCCATCGTGGTTTACGCCGTGGTGACCATTTTCTGTCCTTATGCCTGGGTGGCCGCCGCCGCGGGGGGCTTTGCGGGCGGCTATACGGAGGCCAGGGTGAACGGCGCCAGTTTCTCGGACTCCGTCAAGGCGGGCTTCAAGGGGGCGGTGGTGTCGGCCATGACCGCCAGTGTCTCGGGCTATATCGGCGGGTATTTCGACGCCGCGAGAAAAGGCACGGGCATATGGTCGAATGATTTCATGAATTGGACCGGGCGCACGCTGTCCCACGCCGTGGTGGGTGGCCTGGCCTCCGAGGCGCAAGGCGGCGAGTTCCGGCATGGCTTCTACTCATCGGCGGCCTCCGCCGGAATCATGCACATCAAGGGCGTGGAGGCCTACATGGGGAAAAACACGGGCGGCTGGCATGTCGCCGGGAGGACTGCGGTCGCGGCGCTCATCGGCGGCACCGCCGCCGAACTGGCCGGGGGGAAGTTTGCCAACGGGGCGTGGGCCAGTGCGATGCAGCATTTGTTTAATGCGGAAAGCAAGAGATATAGAATAACTAATCAGGAGGAGATCACGGGCAAGGAAATTGCTGGATCAATGGTAACTGATGAAAAAATATATAATACGATAGCAAATATAGAAGAGAAAAAGACATGGGGTGATGTTTGGCGCCAAGGGATTTCAGAATTAAATCAACGACTTGCCTCTGACGGAAAGGCGATTGAAATAGCTGTTGTGGAAGATGTGATCGGATATGCACAATACATTAATGACAGGCTGAATAATTCAATCCAATATGCAGATATTATATTTCATGGGAGTGGATCAAACAGCGAAGAACTCGTGAGGATAAGAAACTCGAAAGACTGGCAATTTAAGGATAGTTCATCTAGGTTGGGTTTTGAAAGCTATACTAAGCGAGCATTTGGGACAATATCACCACATTATACATTTTGCAATCCGAGATCGAAAGCATATGATTACGCATTCCCCGTGGAACGGTTTAATGGATTTTTCTTTAACAAAGGACCCTTTCAAACAAAATGA